A stretch of Drosophila gunungcola strain Sukarami chromosome 3L unlocalized genomic scaffold, Dgunungcola_SK_2 000002F, whole genome shotgun sequence DNA encodes these proteins:
- the LOC128257542 gene encoding LOW QUALITY PROTEIN: uncharacterized protein LOC128257542 (The sequence of the model RefSeq protein was modified relative to this genomic sequence to represent the inferred CDS: inserted 1 base in 1 codon) gives MAMSPVLDAAAKAAGRDLNGNTPAAAAAATATATRTAAAAATTPRKAKKTIINWLVNSDSDNNNRPTCDKASRDKHNPNPNQNPNTPANPNQNCSCETRAFRDFRGVQTLRLLWSKRIKSASEDHAHCHSSSSSLGTLKKLNKSVSCLVNAFNNSRDCGSPEKSLAKRAASLHNLQDSQHSKHQQQLRLQREKDNFYKYKNAEQAKMQAKLRSNADEAILNASETRAKRDDSDCSPSKQYTMAALSVGGDKVVKVAGQVGEGDEGEREEEVELRAKQERNRLEGFSLSAASAQSGGSSESLHTTSNSTSTTTSSTVTAQTVTSSTGRSGGRRKYSFKTHAGKSYHQHHHPTRRLSNMDANSTSGGISLVTKLTHQFNEIIQKDARLLEQVKRNNGVWLSRGTHVYKIVEKSPAEGKGSQTPDENRISTVQRNIKKFERLEKPSVPLKSEQLMRKHLELMKGGNLQRGPRIKRNLKLPAGSVGIPELAVVSEELKTPITTTSAEHAKQPKSSTSESLPSISSNASNQQELNQTNGRHDRPSDELDSILGEEEAEEEVRQKQRKHKYASIYEKLRFTFAKGRKSASPSPTKGRLREEMSIDEESSTKEEATRKEDFKLDIPKVVIPRAEDLADSSQPLLISPCIEADAKILDALEALDQKLKVLNPLNEAAPENGESELLLAANDDFEQRILPNSSFVYQAANKQISNNQLLLNQAVNVTLVNAIEGEQMIMEQKQLMKVRQEEEKKLRDQDLQREELIPEPESIYEPITPAPNETKTETPASSLFKISAKKSEIVEDIYQTVEEAAVAKVKPTNWLEGYESIAGSQEACTSAYDGYESFAQEEVLLTPITQSGTGTGTGTLGRNTRDELPELPKPKRVLNKSPMPLRPAPPKPEAKESEEDENIYDTIKGCYESMHCKASQGGEAIPTTDAISLSSNCYESIAHFRKSRLATGQSAAQGSAGNCIQLSSSGSTLTISSDHKTNSLYESSLAATGCVVYGSSSVGCRSSLGSSSGSRDGGKPGDKRSSIAGSSDNSDAWVDISDGEICQANLEAVANEAQFIVVRERFKPHRNRSPDWSKRIRDKRLQQKKAISCIEDDSDHYYETLSPLGNKRHSTQLVRHSQDGIRVSHRRSKNHSASAHTLGEHVVISDDYDSFETDSDDHGEGEPNQRLRNHNDSGVDMRNHRLPKPPPPPNQVYELVRKFRDFISSKKSPKGSQQKLYENTPASTQFYVESGKRTEEVYENTEYGPERIPASTGHQEQAPVLRAKQKNGKSLRSRLRKSLVGSSFDTKQLSSLAATRSTFYVEDPEGSLXALPLEPEIHGSGELDSGFSEKNCTPTAESQKFSTVARKAKKEAKASRRRTTIGLRPHDPPPPPPAPMPMSGSKSPTDPERGQDPGQATSLYAECGVFKPDGANGSLRGDEPVTPTPSGYGGVSSWYAESGLYQTSGISVASSSGSSGVSTGNEAGLGDELSSEPHSLFSNEPLYQMYSAAKLESITRDLEAHGSSDGYEEIGQHAKAKPEALAKTRPTALQLVEPKNGPSRTLWSEIPEVIHSCILPTLTSRERSLQEAKFEIITSEASYLKSLNLLRRHFMNHSAFMDTSVLSGKDRKALFSYIVPVHECSERLLTELEACWQDNIMLLGLSRCIYEIAERHFHVYVDFCEHQGRMDRALRRLKSSKESLAFQQQLERLEASPSCCGLNLHSFLMLPMQRITRLPLLIDAVFSKESPLNREEYEGWKLTLALVQKLVGQCNEAANRWEQAFELERIARQLEFPSSVRALAIAPVGVPRAGAKPRFLVKRGELTHLVWRGEDAKLTFGKRLTKASIYAFLFSDLLLLCKRRGESSFSVFDYCPRSMLTLAAGDSLPQLPTKDLKDQVHKNLILMTLLENSDRKTVELVLSCPSVSDQQRWLQAMRPPEAETPGEKLYESWDCPQVVAKHSYESEEPDVLQLELGDVVNVSRKLPDGWYQGERIRDGAVGWFPGTYTEELNSAHVRARNLKQRHRLLTFTATYLESQKGK, from the exons ATGGCGATGTCACCTGTCTTAGATGCGGCTGCCAAAGCCGCTGGCCGTGACCTCAATGGCAAtacaccagcagcagcagcagcagcaacagcaacagcaacacgaacagcagcagcagcagcaacaacgccGCGCAAAGCGAAAAAGACAATTATCAATTGGCTGGTGAATAGTGACAGTGACAACAACAATCGGCCGACGTGCGATAAGGCCAGCAGAGATAAACataatccaaatccaaatcaaaaTCCGAATACCCCAGCGAATCCCAATCAAAATTGCAGCTGTGAAACGCGGGCATTTCGCGATTTCCGCGGTGTGCAAACCCTGCGATTGCTGTGGAGCAAGCGCATCAAAAGTGCCAGCGAGGACCACGCCCACTGCCactcctcgtcctcctcgcTGGGCACTTTAAAGAAGTTAAATAAGAGCGTCAGTTGCCTGGTGAACGCATTCAATAACTCACGCGATTGCGGCTCGCCGGAAAAATCGCTGGCAAAACGCGCGGCCAGCCTGCACAACCTGCAGGATTCGCAGCATTCaaagcaccagcagcagctgcgACTGCAGCGGGAAAAGGACAATTTCTACAAGTACAAAAACGCCGAACAGGCCAAGATGCAGgccaagttaagaagcaacgCCGACGAGGCGATTTTGAACGCTAGCGAAACGCGCGCGAAACGTGACGACAGTGATTGCAGCCCAAGCAAACAGTATACTATGGCAGCCTTATCAGTCGGCGGAGATAAGGTTGTGAAAGTCGCGGGGCAAGTGGGGGAGGGGGATGAGGGGGAGcgggaggaggaggtggaacTGCGGGCCAAACAAGAGCGTAATCGCCTTGAGGGTTTCAGTCTCAGCGCGGCAAGCGCCCAAAGTGGCGGCAGCAGCGAATCGCTTCACACCACCTCCAACTCCACCTCGACCACCACCTCGTCCACCGTCACTGCTCAAACGGTGACGTCATCGACGGGCCGATCGGGCGGACGTCGcaaatatagctttaaaacccATGCTGGCAAGTCCTACCATCAGCATCATCATCCCACGCGTAGGCTAAGCAACATGGATGCCAATTCCACCAGTGGTGGCATCAGTTTGGTGACCAAACTCACCCACCAGTTCAACGAAATCATCCAGAAAGATGCGAGACTATTGGAGCAGGTCAAGCGGAACAACGGAGTGTGGCTGTCGCGGGGCACGCATGTCTACAAGATCGTGGAGAAGTCGCCAGCCGAGGGCAAGGGATCACAGACGCCCGACGAGAACCGCATCTCCACTGTGCAGCGCAATATCAAGAAGTTCGAGAGGCTGGAGAAGCCAAGTGTTCCGCTGAAAAGCGAGCAGCTGATGCGCAAACATCTGGAGCTGATGAAGGGCGGCAATCTTCAGCGGGGTCCTCGAATCAAACGAAATCTCAAGCTGCCAGCCGGTAGTGTGGGTATACCCGAACTGGCGGTGGTTAGCGAAGAACTTAAAACACCGATTACAACTACTTCCGCAGAGCATGCTAAGCAACCAAAGTCAAGCACATCTGAATCACTGCCCAGCATTAGTAGCAATGCCAGCAATCAACAAGAACTGAATCAGACGAATGGCCGTCATGACAGACCCAGTGATGAGCTGGACTCGATTTTGGGGGAGGAAGAGGCCGAGGAGGAAGTGCGTCAAAAGCAGCGGAAGCACAAGTATGCCTCCATATACGAGAAACTGCGGTTTACCTTTGCAAAAGGTAGAAAATCGGCAAGTCCCTCACCCACAAAAGGCAGATTGCGGGAGGAGATGTCCATTGATGAGGAATCGTCTACCAAGGAGGAGGCCACCAGAAAAGAGGACTTCAAATTGGACATTCCCAAGGTGGTTATACCCCGAGCAGAAGATTTGGCAGACTCATCCCAGCCCCTGCTGATATCGCCCTGCATTGAAGCCGATGCCAAAATTCTAGACGCCCTGGAGGCGCTAGACCAAAAGCTCAAGGTGCTCAACCCGCTAAACGAGGCGGCCCCCGAAAATGGTGAAAGTGAACTCCTCTTGGCCGCCAATGATGACTTCGAGCAGCGCATCCTGCCCAACAGCTCATTTGTCTATCAGGCGGCCAACAAGCAGATCTCGAACAACCAATTGCTGCTCAACCAGGCGGTGAATGTCACTCTGGTCAATGCCATCGAGGGTGAGCAGATGATCATGGAGCAGAAGCAGCTGATGAAGGTCAggcaggaggaggagaagaagCTCAGGGATCAGGATTTGCAGCGGGAGGAGCTCATCCCAGAGCCTGAGTCCATCTACGAACCCATCACACCTGCACCCAATGAAACCAAGACTGAAACTCCCGCTTCCAGCCTCTTCAAGATATCCGCCAAGAAGTCGGAGATCGTGGAGGACATATACCAAACGGTGGAGGAGGCAGCCGTTGCCAAGGTCAAGCCGACTAACTGGCTGGAGGGCTACGAGTCCATTGCTGGATCCCAGGAAGCATGCACTTCGGCCTACGACGGCTACGAGTCTTTTGCCCAAGAGGAGGTGCTCCTCACACCCATCACGCAGTCGGGAACGGGCACGGGCACGGGCACTTTGGGCCGGAATACCCGTGATGAGCTGCCGGAATTGCCCAAACCCAAGAGAGTACTTAACAAGTCACCCATGCCCTTGCGTCCGGCTCCTCCGAAGCCAGAGGCCAAAGAGTCCGAGGAGGATGAGAACATCTACGACACCATCAAGGGCTGCTACGAGTCCATGCACTGCAAGGCATCCCAGGGAGGAGAAGCCATCCCCACAACAGATGCCATCTCCCTGAGTTCCAACTGTTACGAAAGCATCGCCCACTTCCGGAAATCGCGATTGGCCACGGGTCAGAGTGCGGCTCAGGGATCCGCCGGCAACTGCATCCAGCTCTCGAGCAGTGGCTCCACCCTGACAATCTCCTCGGACCACAAAACCAACAGCCTGTACGAGTCCTCCCTGGCGGCCACTGGATGTGTGGTCTACGGCAGCTCGAGTGTGGGATGCAGGTCCTCGTTGGGCAGCAGTTCCGGTAGCAGGGATGGCGGAAAGCCCGGCGACAAGCGGTCTTCGATAGCGGGCTCCAGTGACAACAGCGACGCCTGGGTGGACATTTCGGATGGCGAGATCTGTCAGGCGAACCTGGAGGCGGTGGCCAACGAGGCCCAGTTTATTGT TGTACGTGAAAGGTTTAAGCCGCATCGCAACCGGAGTCCAGATTGGTCGAAACGCATCAGAGACAAAAGACTGCAACAAAAGAAGGCGATAAGCTGCATAGAGG ATGACTCAGACCACTATTACGAGACACTATCGCCACTCGGAAACAAGCGCCATTCGACGCAGCTGGTGCGCCACAGCCAGGATGGAATTCGCGTCTCGCACCGCCGGAGCAAAAATCATTCGGCATCCGCCCACACGCTGGGCGAGCACGTGGTCATCTCTGATGACTATGACTCCTTCGAGACGGACAGCGACGACCATGGCGAGGGTGAGCCTAACCAGCGGCTACGAAAC CACAACGACAGCGGCGTGGACATGCGCAACCATCGCCTGCCGAaacctcctcctccgccaaACCAGGTGTACGAGCTTGTGCGCAAATTCCGCGACTTCATCTCAAGCAAGAAATCTCCCAAGGGCAGCCAGCAGAAGCTGTACGAGAACACCCCGGCGTCCACGCAGTTCTACGTAGAGAGCGGCAAACGCACGGAGGAGGTCTACGAGAATACGGAGTACGGACCGGAACGGATTCCGGCATCCACGGGCCACCAGGAGCAGGCTCCAGTGTTGAGGGCCAAGCAAAAGAATGGCAAGAGCCTTCGTTCCCGGTTGCGCAAGAGTCTGGTCGGCTCCAGCTTCGATACCAAGCAGCTCTCCTCGCTGGCGGCCACACGGAGCACCTTCTACGTGGAGGACCCCGAGGGATCAC CAGCCCTGCCCTTGGAGCCGGAGATTCACGGCTCCGGGGAACTGGACTCCGGCTTCTCCGAGAAGAACTGCACGCCCACGGCGGAGTCGCAGAAGTTCTCCACGGTGGCGCGCAAGGCGAAGAAGGAGGCGAAGGCTAGTAGGCGTCGCACCACCATCGGACTGCGGCCCCACgatcctcctccgccgccgccagcACCAATGCCAATGTCCGGCAGCAAATCACCCACTGATCCGGAACGGGGACAGGATCCGGGACAGGCCACATCCTTGTACGCCGAATGCGGCGTTTTCAAGCCGGATGGAGCGAATGGATCGCTCAGGGGCGACGAACCGGTCACGCCCACGCCCAGCGGTTATGGAGGCGTTAGCTCCTGGTACGCGGAATCGGGTCTTTACCAGACCAGCGGCATTTCCGTGGCCAGTTCCAGCGGCAGCTCGGGCGTCTCCACCGGCAACGAGGCGGGACTGGGCGATGAGCTGTCCTCGGAGCCACACAGTCTTTTCTCCAACGAACCACTCTACCAAATGTACAGCGCCGCCAAATTGGAG TCGATTACCCGCGACCTGGAGGCGCATGGATCATCGGATGGCTACGAGGAGATTGGGCAGCACGCCAAGGCGAAGCCCGAGGCGCTGGCCAAGACTCGCCCCACCGCCCTGCAGCTGGTGGAGCCAAAAAACGGACCATCGCGTACCCTTTGGAGCGAGATTCCCGAGGTCATACACTCATGCATACTGC CCACCTTGACCAGTCGGGAGCGCAGTCTGCAGGAGGCCAAGTTCGAGATCATCACGTCGGAAGCCAGTTACCTCAAGTCGCTGAACCTGCTGCGGCGGCACTTCATGAACCACAGCGCCTTCATGGACACCTCCGTGCTGAGCGGCAAGGACCGGAAGGCGCTCTTCTCCTACATTGTGCCCGTGCACGAGTGCTCAGAGCGGCTGCTCACGGAACTGGAGGCCTGCTGGCAGGACAACATCATGTTGCTTGGTCTGAGTCGCTGCATCTACGAGATCGCCGAGCGGCACTTCCACGTCTACGTGGACTTCTGCGAGCACCAGGGCAGGATGGACAGGGCACTGCGTCGATTGAAATCGTCCAAGGAGTCACTGGCCTTCCAGCAGCAACTGGAGCGACTGGAGGCCAGTCCAAGCTGCTGCGGCCTCAACCTGCACTCGTTCCTGATGCTGCCCATGCAGCGGATCACCCGCCTGCCGCTCCTGATCGATGCGGTGTTCAGCAAGGAGTCGCCGCTGAATCGCGAGGAGTACGAGGGCTGGAAACTGACGCTGGCTCTCGTCCAGAAACTGGTGGGCCAGTGCAACGAGGCGGCCAATCGTTGGGAGCAGGCCTTCGAGCTGGAGCGGATCGCCCGCCAGCTGGAGTTCCCTTCCAGCGTTCGGGCCCTGGCCATTGCCCCGGTGGGCGTGCCGCGGGCGGGCGCCAAACCGCGCTTTCTGGTCAAGCGGGGCGAACTCACCCACCTGGTGTGGCGCGGCGAGGATGCCAAGCTGACCTTCGGCAAGCGCCTCACCAAGGCCAGCATCTACGCCTTCCTCTTCTCGGACCTCCTGCTGCTGTGCAAGCGGCGCGGAGAGTCCAGCTTCAGCGTCTTCGACTACTGCCCCAGGAGCATGCTGACCCTCGCCGCCGGCGACTCGCTGCCCCAGTTGCCCACCAAGGACCTCAAGGATCAGGTGCACAAGAACCTCATCCTGATGACGCTGCTCGAGAACAGCGACCGCAAGACCGTCGAACTG GTTTTGTCCTGCCCATCGGTGTCCGATCAACAGCGCTGGCTGCAGGCCATGCGACCGCCCGAGGCGGAGACGCCCGGCGAGAAGCTCTACGAGTCCTGGGACTGTCCTCAGGTGGTGGCCAAGCACAGCTACGAGTCCGAGGAGCCGGACGTCCTCCAATTGGAACTGGGCGACGTCGTCAATGTTTCGCGCAAGCTGCCTGACG GCTGGTACCAGGGCGAAAGGATACGGGATGGCGCCGTCGGCTGGTTCCCCGGAACCTACACCGAGGAGCTGAACTCGGCCCATGTCCGGGCCCGCAACCTGAAGCAGCGGCACCGCCTGCTCACCTTCACGGCCACCTACCTGGAGTCCCAGAAGGGCAAGTGA
- the LOC128257544 gene encoding LOW QUALITY PROTEIN: uncharacterized protein LOC128257544 (The sequence of the model RefSeq protein was modified relative to this genomic sequence to represent the inferred CDS: inserted 1 base in 1 codon; deleted 1 base in 1 codon), with the protein MALLNKLFFPSATPTTPANLAAAPTLTAASAAAAALVNNQTTASTGTAATTLPARTAHASAGVAACVSASAGNSSSSAKATKQTSRNYLSRFPFEGSQVRVLLYKEDDSRRLLFDSNALQKVTHRDSSATSTSITSSSSSTSGGGKFLKNEKYTSLQNGKIQTKAHSTNGSNFIEVCAEYGYKHNRPSGPDITPLGEMVFGSLPMSFCGTALKVHWLPEPARILCSQVYLTPTNNGGSGSGHSPYSTLSTNSLATPRSSICSEHGSMDGLSMNSFSMPFSVSVGRQMSLTPPLDVPAATAAPADQQSLSVQSIDSSGPRFSSTYSTATDSGYSASGSGSANGGDQWSYQYSSTRSSLGSVLSDQSDAMRKLSMDSACYTGSSPYLDGFASDGCLQRRISRNLRTSFENEHSKNDFIGFLSDNYAVVASAGGGGGGGGGGGGGGGGGSEGGGMAPPQYRRASYCANESRSNPEMGRRQANLRRRAKLGLAVCISMSESFEEEMELFCSEHIALLESMLSRLRASTEHAYINHKNFLQIMFQAWQDAQQWFSDLFTAPRIKTPVWLSITTSGSKYSKTVAERFIKELCDLLSFADTKDSNFFISTMLTGILTHHLGWVATVSAFNSAGSRRSESSASAAAIDQRAKLLQVAQKHPYNALWAQLGDLYGAIGMPPKLARTIVCGAEKLWVEKLLNVLTYFIRCSEVRRAAKREDFNKQLINDLVAQSHHTQSQASNQERHKSPPAQMRGLSRTATCKQNLNAIADDADDENGELNGYGGANEDGEQDGMDSGSLDASDGMQTLKKNEIPTVLAFRDSHFVQQELRIGNYLMDTGIDKKTLLARQAQKYFRTGKDGRIRLTVTTPDNVELCMEEEQSSGTGSVSTGSVDDGAIEAIEYDDSVEAPPKKNFFWNMVPVAGVKEGLSLSDLAKLQQGIRIINRKLERRSSSYSVEGNPDQQQGKTGGAGDFEPLSHERRASHLSLSDLITQNSMGKSDRMTWGIEPIKENVSLEEQIHFDHCHKLIEREHGICRQTSADNGNGVVFVLGDNEPLINLKKSNEDLSGDHDAKPTLALCAQHQRTHDRSKHSGMKFNFEQYPQIATNYMKSKNLLMSNYDLLMDKATKLEASEAAALKGSDSTATLAASSSSTAALPPPATPVAANSERCVVCSSGXGVNASATWNQTPSNATELEFETDEVHCYNQTANGTGSNSKALQSVNSAASIDTLKSAVSVEPLSPAIPTPLQTTYMRKQQPKRVPSGRSSVSSVAAKCAAVNVTQQLLKLPVPGVKELPQDDDSPGDQLRAGFIPSLLLSVSDHYVSDMVLQGTCAPPNKWEMHLREDLALAARSASLISQPAENIAIVADMDKWDVRLISSQTQQFPYAGGQSSPVGMSQLVSSMLETVQAMHVGGIPAYECLSFLESKLQEIYLQSETLAAFLLETDPCRLSDITNPLQLSENDVPLLLSIAYIHTPKISRKCGISFR; encoded by the exons ATGGCCCTATTGAATAAACTCTTTTTTCCGTcggcaacaccaacaacaccCGCGAATTTAGCGGCTGCGCCCACGCTTACCGCGGCgtccgcagcagcagccgcgCTAGTTAATAACCAAACAACAGCAAGTACaggaacagcagcaacaacattgCCGGCACGTACAGCTCACGCTTCTGCCGGCGTCGCTGCCTGCGTCTCTGCCTCTGCCGGCAATAGTTCGTCGTCCGCAAAAGCTACAAAACAAACTTCGCGAAATTATCTAAG TCGATTCCCCTTCGAGGGCAGCCAAGTGCGAGTTCTGCTCTACAAAGAGGATGACAGTCGGCGACTGCTCTTCGACTCGAATGCCCTGCAAAAGGTGACGCACAGGGACTCATcggccacatccacatccataaCCTCCTCATCATCCTCTACGAGTGGCGGTGGAAAGTTCCTCAAAAATGAAAAGTACACGTCCCTCCAGAATGGCAAAATCCAGACCAAGGCACATTCCACCAATGGCAGCAACTTCATCGAGGTGTGCGCGGAGTATGGCTATAAG CACAATCGGCCGTCTGGACCGGACATCACACCGCTGGGCGAGATGGTGTTTGGCTCGCTGCCGATGTCCTTTTGCGGAACGGCTCTCAAAGTGCACTGGCTGCCGGAACCGGCCAGGATCCTGTGCTCCCAGGTGTATTTGACGCCAACCAACAATGGAGGATCCGGATCGGGCCACTCGCCCTACTCCACGCTCTCTACGAACAGCCTGGCGACGCCGCGCAGCTCGATTTGCAGCGAACACGGCTCCATGGACGGCCTCTCGATGAACTCGTTCTCGATGCCGTTCAGCGTGAGCGTGGGCCGCCAGATGAGCCTGACGCCACCGCTGGATGTGCCGGCGGCGACGGCGGCGCCGGCCGATCAGCAGTCACTGTCCGTACAGTCGATCGACTCGAGCGGACCGCGCTTCTCTTCCACGTACAGCACGGCCACGGATTCGGGCTACTCGGCCAGTGGGAGTGGCAGTGCGAATGGCGGGGATCAGTGGTCCTATCAGTACTCATCCACGCGCAGCAGCTTGGGCAGCGTCCTCTCCGACCAGTCGGATGCGATGCGGAAGCTGAGCATGGACTCGGCCTGCTACACGGGATCCTCTCCCTATCTGGACGGATTTGCCAGCGATGGCTGTTTGCAGCGAAGAATCTCGCGCAATTTGCGCACCTCCTTCGAGAACGAGCATTCCAAGAACGATTTTATCGGCTTCCTCAGCGACAACTACGCTGTGGTGGCCtcagcaggaggaggaggcggcggcggcggcggaggaggaggtggtggtggtggtggcagtGAGGGCGGAGGAATGGCACCACCGCAGTACAGGAGGGCCAGCTACTGTGCGAACGAGTCGCGCAGTAATCCGGAAATGGGCCGGAGGCAGGCCAACCTGCGGCGTCGGGCGAAACTGGGTCTGGCCGTGTGCATCTCAATGAGCGAGTCCTTCGAGGAGGAGATGGAGCTGTTCTGCAGCGAGCATATTGCCTTGCTGGAATCTATGCTTAGTCGACTGAGAGCCAGCACGGAGCACGCGTACATCAACCATAAGAATTTTCTGCAG ATCATGTTCCAGGCCTGGCAGGATGCGCAGCAATGGTTCAGCGATCTCTTCACAGCCCCGCGCATCAAGACGCCCGTCTGGCTGAGCATCACCACCAGCGGCAGCAAGTATTCCAAGACTGTGGCCGAGAGATTCATCAAGGAGCTGTGCGACCTTCTCTCCTTCGCTGACACCAAGGACTCCAATTT CTTCATCAGCACCATGCTGACGGGGATTCTCACCCACCACCTAGGCTGGGTGGCCACCGTGTCCGCCTTTAACAGCGCCGGCTCCCGGCGATCGGAGTCCTCCGCCTCGGCGGCGGCCATTGACCAGCGCGCCAAGCTGCTTCAAGTGGCCCAGAAGCATCCGTACAATGCTCTGTGGGCGCAGCTGGGCGACCTCTACGGAGCCATCGGCATGCCGCCCAAGCTGGCGCGCACCATTGTCTGCGGAGCCGAGAAACTCTGGGTGGAGAAGCTGCTCAACGTGCTCACCTATTTCATCCGCTGCAGCGAGGTGCGGCGAGCGGCCAAGCGGGAGGATTTCAACAAGCAGCTAATCAACGACTTGGTGGCCCAGAGCCACCACACCCAAAGTCAGGCGAGTAACCAGGAGCGGCACAAGAGTCCACCGGCGCAGATGCGCGGACTGAGCAGGACGGCCACCTGCAAGCAGAATCTGAATGCCATTGCCGACGATGCGGACGACGAGAATGGCGAACTGAATGGCTATGGTGGGGCAAACGAGGATGGGGAGCAGGACGGGATGGACTCCGGGTCGCTGGACGCCAGCGATGGCATGCAGACGCTGAAGAAGAACGAGATCCCCACGGTGTTGGCCTTCCGGGACTCGCACTTTGTGCAGCAGGAGCTGCGTATCGGCAACTATCTGATGGACACGGGCATTGACAAGAAGACGCTGCTGGCGCGACAGGCGCAGAAGTACTTTCGCACTGGCAAGGACGGCCGGATCCGTTTGACAGTGACCACGCCGGACAACGTAGAGCTGTGCATGGAGGAGGAGCAGTCGAGCGGCACTGGCTCAGTGAGCACTGGCTCCGTGGACGATGGTGCCATCGAGGCCATCGAATACGACGACAGCGTGGAGGCGCCGCCGAAGAAGAACTTCTTTTGGAACATGGTGCCTGTGGCGGGCGTCAAGGAGGGACTGAGTCTCAGCGACCTGGCCAAGTTGCAGCAGGGCATCCGGATCATCAATCGCAAGCTGGagcgccgcagcagcagctactCTGTGGAGGGAAATCCCGACCAGCAGCAGGGCAAGACGGGCGGAGCAGGTGACTTCGAGCCCCTCAGCCACGAGAGACGCGCCTCGCATTTGTCGCTCTCGGATCTTATCACGCAAAACAGCATGGGCAAGAGCGATCGCATGACCTGGGGCATTGAGCCCATCAAGGAGAACGTGAGTTTGGAGGAGCAGATCCACTTTGATCACTGCCACAAGCTGATCGAGCGCGAGCACGGCATCTGCCGTCAAACATCGGCGGATAATGGCAACGGTGTGGTCTTTGTCCTGGGCGACAACGAGCCGCTGATCAACCTGAAGAAGAGCAACGAGGATCTGAGCGGAGATCACGATGCTAAGCCCACTTTGGCGCTGTGTGCGCAGCATCAGCGCACCCACGACCGGAGTAAGCACTCGGGCATGAAGTTCAACTTCGAGCAGTATCCGCAGATTGCCACCAACTACATGAAGAGCAAGAACCTGCTGATGTCCAACTACGATCTGCTGATGGACAAGGCCACCAAGCTGGAGGCCAGCGAGGCAGCTGCCCTCAAGGGCAGCGATAGCACGGCCACGCTGGCGGCCAGCAGTAGCTCCACGGCCGCCCTGCCTCCGCCCGCCACTCCGGTGGCTGCGAATAGCGAACGGTGCGTGGTATGCAGTAGTG GTGGAGTGAACGCCTCAGCCACCTGGAACCAGACGCCCTCCAATGCCACCGAGCTGGAGTTTGAGACCGACGAGGTGCACTGCTATAATCAGACTGCGAACGGCACTGGATCCAACTCTAAAGCACTGCAGTCCGTGAACTCGGCTGCCTCCATAGACACCCTCAAGTCGGCAGTTTCCGTTGAGCCACTGAGTCCAGCGATCCCCACTCCGTTGCAGACCACGTACATGCGCAAACAGCAGCCCAAGCGGGTGCCCTCCGGACGCAGTTCCGTCTCCTCGGTGGCCGCCAAGTGTGCGGCGGTCAATGTGACCCAGCAGCTGCTGAAACTGCCTGTTCCGGGCGTCAAGGAGCTGCCGCAGGACGACGACTCTCCGGGCGATCAGCTGCGGGCCGGCTTCATTCCGTCGCTGCTGCTGAGCGTCAGCGATCACTACGTCTCCGACATGGTCCTACAG GGCACTTGTGCACCGCCAAATAAATGGGAAATGCATCTGCGCGAGGATCTGGCATTGGCAGCGCGTTCCGCTTCACTCATCTCGCAGCCGGCGGAGAACATAGCCATTGTGGCGGACATGGACAAGTGGGATGTTCGGCTCATCTCGTCGCAAACGCAGCAGTTTCCCTACGCCGGCGGACAGAGCTCGCCGGTGGGCATGTCCCAACTGGTTTCCAGCATGCTGGAAACCGTCCAGGCCATGCATGTTGGCGGAATT CCCGCCTACGAG TGCCTGTCGTTTCTGGAATCAAAGCTGCAGGAAATCTATCTGCAATCGGAAACATTGGCAGCCTTTCTGCTGGAAACGGATCCGTGCCGACTGAGCGACATCACCAATCCGCTGCAGCTCTCCGAAAACGAtgtgccgctgctgctgtcgaTCGCCTATATACACACTCCTAAGATCAGCCGCAAGTGCGGCATCAGCTTCAGGTGA